The Methanoregula sp. UBA64 genome contains the following window.
GTGCTCTCGATCGCGCAGCTGGCCCCGAACGTCCGCGGTGCCGTGATCGTTACAACCCCGCAGGACGTTGCGGTCCTCGACGCGACAAAGGCCATCGAGTTTATCAAAAAGATGGACCTGCCCGTGATCGGCGTTGTCGAGAACATGAGCGGCATGGTCTGCCCTCACTGCCACGAAGTCCTCGACCTCTTCGGGAAAGGCGGCGGGAAGAAGGCAGCGGAGAAGTTCGGTGTCCCGTTCCTCGGCGCAATCCCGCTCGATCCCGCCATGGTTACCGCGGGCGATGCAGGAAAACCCTTCATCAATGCCGATCCCGGATCCCCCACGGCAAAAGCCGTGGATGCGGTCATGGAAAAGATCCTTTTTGCCATTGAGCAGGATCCCGGGGCTTCGACATAAGGTACCGGAACAGGATGGCAAAATACGCAGCAGTCCCGGATCTTGTCGCCCGGTTCATGGAAGAGTCCGGGGAGCCCGAGCAGTGGGTGACCGTGCGGGAGATCCGGGAGCGCTACGGTCTCCCGCGGTACCAGTCCGGGACCATTGCCGGGTTTTTGCACCGTCTCGAATTTTCCTCGTACGGGGAGTTTCCCTATATTGTAAAAAAGGTCGAGATGCTGGAGCGCGAGGGCCGTTCATCCCCCCTGCGGTACCGGTATCTTCTTGCCCGCCGCACCGGCCGGTGCACCGGCCGCGACCCGTCCCGGTATGCCGGCGGGATCCCCGCCGGGACCGCAGCGACCGGGTGCGGGACGGGAAAAGCATAATGGTAGAATAACCGAAAGGAAGGAACAACCATGAAGATCACTGCTGTTGCCGATATCGTGCCGGGCCCCAACCCCCACCATGTTGATGCGAGGAAAATTTACGACACCCCCCATGCCCAGGCCGTTGTTATCCTGCTCCGGCCCGCGGAGTCGCTAAAAAAACATATCACGTCGGTCGATGTCTTCTTTTTTGTGCTCGAAGGATCCGGCACGGTCGAGATCGGGGACGAACAGAAGTCCGTTGGTAAAGACTGCATTGTCGAGAGCCCGGCACGGATCCCGCACCGCTGGATAAACACCAGCAGCGCAGACCTCCGGATCCTGGTCGTCAAGGTGCCACGACCGACCGAAGAGACAAAACTGCTCTGAAATTTCCCGCCAACGGTACGCCCCTATATAAGCGCCACCTTTTAAGACCCGGCAGGTCAAGAGAAGACCGATGGCAGAGAGCCGGGTCGATCCCGACCGTATCCGGGTGATCACCAGCGCACCGCCGCGTTCAAAAGACTATGTCCTGTACTGGATGCAGTCCTCGCACCGTGCGGACGATAACCCGGCGCTTATGTATGCCATTGACCGGGCGGATGCCCTGCACCTCCCGGTGGTCGCATACTTCGGCTTTTTTCCCAAATACCCGGAGGCAAACCTCCGCCATCTCACATTCATGCTCGAAGGGCTTCATGCAGCCGGCCGTGCGCTTGAGGCGCTTGGGATCCGGTTTGTGCTCGCGGTTCAGGATCCGGCGGACGGCATCCTCTCCCTTGCAGGAAACGCTGCGCTTCTTGTCGCCGACCGGGGCTACCTCCGGCCCGAACAGGAATGGTACGAGCGTGTTGCGGCCCGCTGCCCGTGCCCGTTTTTGCAGGTCGAGGCAAACG
Protein-coding sequences here:
- a CDS encoding cupin domain-containing protein, giving the protein MKITAVADIVPGPNPHHVDARKIYDTPHAQAVVILLRPAESLKKHITSVDVFFFVLEGSGTVEIGDEQKSVGKDCIVESPARIPHRWINTSSADLRILVVKVPRPTEETKLL